Within the Gossypium raimondii isolate GPD5lz chromosome 12, ASM2569854v1, whole genome shotgun sequence genome, the region ttatcaaccacaatcaaagaataacaattaattggatcaaaatgaggggatcttttaagaactaagtcaccaaaagttttaacaattattttcaaatctgcacgggacttggttgctaaaatttccttacctcgcttaccttcgggctcatgtGGTTGGATTTCATCTTTGCCTATGTTGATTGTATGAAAGTGTCTTTCATTTgagaggtattgaagttgaaagttatctttcgATCTTTCGGGAACCTGAAAAGTAGCAACacaagaaaaattcatatcttggttagtggaaacattcctcGCTACCCTTtccttgtctttttcttttgtttctttttctaacttagtttctcttctttcttcaatttctttttcacttttcttttctgtttcacattccttttcactctcaatctctttttgctctttttcattctctttttcttttttctcacttATTttaacaacataatttttcagtttgatttggtcctcatggacttgttccgGAGTGAGCGGCACTAaggtgattttccttccttgattCTTGAAAAAATACCTATTGGTACGACCATCGTGAGTGGCCTTTCGATCTAGTTGCCATGGttctcctagcaacaaatggcaGGCTTGAATAGGTACTACGTCGCACACGATTTCGTCTTGATACTTACCGATAGAAAAGGTGATGCATACTTGTTGAGTGACCTTAAATTGGCCTTCGTTGCTAAGCCCTTGTAGTTGATAAGGTcgtggatgcttggtagtggttaAGCAAAGCTTTTCCACCATCGTCGTGCTGGCTACGTTCGAGCAACTTTCACCATCAATAATAACTCTACAAAGCTTACCTTGTACATGGCAGCGAGTATGAAAGAGATGTTCTCGTTGCTGCTCGCtctttggttttgccaaagagggttgtccacgatcatgaaGATCATAATCAGTTCTAGGGACACGCCGAGGAGCGCGCCTATGAGCAGGAGGCTGATTATCCACATCGTCTTtaattggatctcgatattgaggCTCTTGATTCAACCGCacctcattgatagtagcaGTCAACGCTCGAAGTGCAGCAGCCTGTTCTTCCaactgttgttggaattttttaaatgtgtcatcattattatcacctttagacattttgaaaaaacctgcaaaaaataaacactcaacactcgaaaataaaagttagcaaacctcaccgttaatcactcaaaaagaaaaatcaaattctcaatgaggtagaattcagtcttgtgagtgttttagtagagtttatatcaaccaattagagagtgtatGAACCggactaccaaagaatcctaatttgcactaggatgccaaagactgacgagacaccaattgattcgtgttgcaccgaggaaggattgtgcacacgtttaaatcctactaacacaagaaacaagaaggtgttagatattgtaaaggaagaataaaaagcaagcaaatgaaaacctacagctaagaatcaataaaaattgctaaaaccagaaaacccgaaaaactgcggagtaacttgacaacttcgttcgaggtgttcccgatctccaaaaatcatgaaattaaatctggaatgtacTTAAATATTGagtttttgatctggaaagtttgggcaccaaactcaacccgctgaatatttttttaatttttattgaatttcatatttttcaattattttgactttttcgaccgaattttttgcgggaaatatttttttatattcaatcacagtgccacaaatagagatcagtttagaaatcaaccaagaacacccaaaatgcccaaaatctgataccaaatgatacgggggttgcgcacggaccaagatcgagttgccaagtcacgggaaactcctacgaaaaccctaaacaatcagatctaaaacgaaacagaaaattaaaagattagaactttgaatttccagatctgaaataaaatccccaaatcagcaaagaatcaaattgagaatagaaataagtgttaataagggttcttgaaaccctaaaggagattgcgattctgtcCAATAGAataccaagatagttttccccaaatttgacaatctaatttcacccaaaagagtatggatgaatcggcaagaaccctagaaattggggattttttgaATCGATTATGTCTTTGCGACAAGagatcgattaaacgaagagttcttggagtttaaacaaatctgaaacgCGACAAAGAACAGCAAAGAGATTAGATCAAGATTCGGCACAAtcagaaacaaataaaagaacttgaacagcaagaattaaattaaagtcctaagaagaatatcaatggcaagaagaatgctgaagatggctcccacaatcaaaagattgttaaaacaacttctaaagaaaacccaagagagaattcttagagaaaaactcaaagagaattctgcacttaaacaaatctgaaatttttgatataattgggAAGTATCTAACAAGGTGGCTGaccaagcctttatataggcttttcaaatgttttcttaatctaattagaaaactaaaactaaaaaaactcctaattattttaattttaaatggaaattcggccaagggcttttaattgggcctcttggactgaatatttacataaaaaattaaactaagtattttaaaaaataaaactttacaaattgggtcactttgacaatttggcctgattttcaagtaagtatggtttgtcttcttgtttgggcttgggttgggcctttgtgactcgtatcattatGGCTTATTTCCAAACTTCGAACAGGTACTAAACaacttatataattttagatCGATCTTGACCAGAAAAACCATCCTAGGTCTTCTTAAATAGCTTGTGCTGGATAAGCTGAGGAAAGGTGCAAGGTGGGAACAATGGAGGCTCCATAACGGACACTGTCTCGGGCAGTGGCTTGGGAATGATCTTCTCCTTGGGGGCTCAAAGAAAACTGCCCATGATATCCTAACTTTCTCCTTGTTAACTAAACCCCTATGGAGAATGCTCTTGAACTTACCATTGTTGAGGATCTTGATGGTGTCGCCAATGTGCATGATGATggagtttggaacgcatttcgCAGTAATCCACTTGCCTTCATAAAAGAGTTGCAGGCCTGGAACCATGTTGTGGAGAATGAAAGTGAGTGCACTTACATTTGTGTGAGCTTCCACACCTAGAGCCAGCTCTGGTTGAGGGCATTTGGGGTAGTAATTGATTTTCATTTGAAGGAGAAGCTCTTCTAATCCACCAACTTCCTTCTCTAGCCTGCCTTCTTCCAATCCCAAGCAAAGTGATAGTGCCGAAAGAATTTTGCTGGCTAGGCCACGAAGTTGCCTTGCATACTCACTTGTAACTTCACTGCACTCACTCACAGACATATATGCATATGAATCGTTAAAATAAACCATGAagtgaatcatgtttaaatgtAATGGAATGCAAAACTCACGTGTATTCACTGGGTGTTTTAGGCCAGATTGACATGTCTTTCTTGTCCTCAGGAAAGACAAGATGGAAGAAGTAATCTATCCACTCAAGCTGGCCACTAGAACTGTTAGCAAGCTTATTGCCATAGCCCTGAATCTTCCCCGAAGCTTGGTCATTGGCATACTTCTCTTTCTCCTCGATAGGGAGTTCAAAGAACTTCTGCCCGGTGATCCTGACACGGTCCATGAGTTGGTCCGAGATCCCATGGTTAACAAGGTGCATCACACCCCACCCCATGGCAgttttcttcaactcttggagaCATCTCTCGCGCACCTTGATGTCCTCGGACTCGATATCCTTTAAGTCAATGGTTGGAACCTGTGGTCctccttttttctcttcttcgaATACATTGCCTATGCTTTCCAGCTCTTCCTTAGGTCTAATATACTCTTTCGGGATTGACTGAATCCCACTGCTTGCCAAGCTCTCCACTCTGGGGGCAATTGAACTCATCATTTTAGCAAATCCTAACTTTGTTTCTAGGGCAGTGTATGTATGGGAAGCTGATCACGGGAGTTGACTGGAAGATAAGTGAGTTGATTGGAAGATTTGTATCATACAATTTCACCCTTCTCTTTTTTCTCACCCTAAATTACTTGTATTAATTCTCAATCACATGAGCTCGTGATGCATGTGTAATGAATGttgataaaaatttcaaaatgaaaacataGTACCTAATAATTATAAAGTGTGAAAACCTCTCGCTATAAAGGTtggattttattgttttaaatgtgtTGATGGTGGTATCATATCTCAAACAAATTGATTTGGTTGATGCACACTTgttgaggtttttttttatttctcccGGATGGgagtaattttttatatttataaatcaaGGTCTCTTAATGTGATGTACTAGAGAATAATTAGGTGCCATGCATATGACACGTTCTCTTCTTATACTCGACATGTATACTTGGGCGTGTCTCTTTGGCAAAATCCGCACCCAAGTATCGCCGTAAAGAGCGAGCAGTGCCCATATGTTCTATGCGTTCCACCTCGCGAGGTAGAGAGGCACGACAGGTTCACCTCACGAGGTCGCCATGTCAATGGGTGCGAGACACGATGGGGCGATCCATCTCACGGCTCAAACATCTCCCTTGTGCTCCACCTCGCAAGGTGGCAAGAAGCGATGGAAGGATCCACCTCACGAGGAGAGTCAAATTTCAGGTTGTGAGGACGGGTTGAATTGCAAGTTGTGAAGTATCCTATAACACCGCTACATACATATTGATTGTTATGCGGTAATTCtcattaacaaaatattttgctTCCTCTTAATTATAATCTAAGTTGTAAGTACATATAATTGAAAGAGAagtaaaagaaatgaatttatataggtcaatatatttgatgtattcacatggtataattttatacttcatTAGAGAATCTAATGATGCCACATAAgttgaatataaaattacttaaatataagttaattttttGACATTTATCTAATTcattgataatatataaaactatattgattaatacatcaaatataaatttatttagttatatttCCTTTGGAAAATGAAACTTATAAGTAACATATAATAAGTATTTATTTGCCTAAATCTAAGCCTGTGACCTATGTTATTATAGATCTTTATCTGACCTTAGTGTGCCCATGCCCTAAAGTTAAGCTTCACTaacaaatgataataataataataattatagttGAACTACTCTAAAAGTAGACATGTCAACTAATACGAGTATTGTTGTTAATGCAGGAGGAGTGAGTTTGAGTATATTATCTctctatttaaaaattgagaagaaactatgaataattttaaaagttgaaaaaaacaGACCATCTTAACAATAATAgccaagttaaattaaatttgaataaaaaatatacaaatattaaagtGAAGTTTCAGGAACTAGAAGTTATATTATTTACACGTGCAGCCTCGAAATCAAAGGTAACGTAGTTTGGCAGCAAGCAAAAATGAGATGAAAGGCCAGTTCACGTGACGGCCCTATGGACGCACGTGGAACAGACAAGGCAACCACATGTCCACCTCATGCAGGCCAACATTTTCGTAGAAAACGACATCACCATAGGAACCTTGATGATGACTCACTGAACATGAATGAAATCGAAGACCGTTGTATTTCCCTCCACACTTTCATCCCTTACCTTATCTCTCTTTCCCTCCAACAAAACCAAAGTGAAACCAATCAAATAACACTGCTCCTCCATCATCACCAGTTTAACAGATTTAGTATTGGTCCAATGGCTAGCAAATTGGCTTTAACTCTAACACCCCATCGTTTCCTAAATGGCCATATACAAAAACCACTggtttctttctcttcttctaccAGGGTTCTATCAAATGGAAAGCAGCTCTGTTGTCGACACAGATTGTTCGTACTTCCCATCAAGGCTGCTGCTGACCAACAAGGTTTTAAAACGTGGAATAATGTCATTTCAGTTGGGATTTGTGGGAACTTGTTGAACTGATGAGAGTAGAATTTGTTTGCAGGCCAGGTGGAAGAAGATAATGTTGTTGATAGTAAAATTCTGCCATACTGTAGTATAGACAAGAAAGAGAAGAAGTCATTGGGTGAAATGGAGCAAGAGTTTCTTCAAGCTCTGCAGGCATTCTATTATGAAGGAAAAGCTATTATGTCAAATGAGGAATTCGATAATCTCAAGGAAGAACTAACGTGGGAAGGAAGCAGTGTTGTTATGCTAAGTATACAGCCCCAAATTTTACAACCAATCCTTGCTCAAACAATATGGTCAGCAATTATGAAATTAGCCTCGAAGATGTTAATGTTATATCATCTGTTTTTGCAGGTTCTGATGAGCAGAAATTTTTGGAAGCTTCAATGGCTTATGTATCTGGGAAACCAATTTTGAGTGATGAAGAATTTGATGATTTGAAGCTGGGGCTAAAGGTTTGTCATTATTTGTCCCtttatgtgtgtgtgtgtgtgtgtgtagtTCCATGCAACCATGTCAAGTccatttcatattctttttccCCATAACTAGATGGAAGGAAGCGAAATTGTGGTTGAGGGTCCACGATGCAGTCTCCGTAGTAGAAAGGTATACAGTCTTCTGTTTTCTGTGAATTAAGCATGCTGCATAGGTTGTTGATATAGTTCCCTCATTGTTACATTAATTAAACCACTGTAACAGCTAGCTCTCTCTTCTTGCCATTTTGAAtggattttgtttctttctGCTATATattcctttcaatttcaatagCACAAGGCATTTCCTTTTTGATCCTATGCAATTGGTTCTTATAATTTGGATGTAAAATTAACTCAAAAGCTTAACTTGGTAGGAAATGACTCAAACTATTATACTTAAGTTTCAACTGGTTGAATTCATAGTCATTTTATCATCATTCTTCTCATAGGTGTACAGTGACCTATCTGTTGACTATTTGAAGATGGTCCTCTTGAACGTCCCAGCGACTGTGGTTGCCCTGGGACTGTAAGTCTTTTCTTCGTTTGCACTAATACTGTCCTTATAGATATCTGCATTCCAATTCCAAGCCTGTTTCATAGAATTCTAGCTTGTTTGTTATGTTTTTCTTCTGTAATATCATTTATGTTCTGGTTTTGTCAGGTTTTTCTTCTTAGATGATCTGACTGGATTTGAAATAACATATGTTTTGGAGGTAAACTGTTATTACTGCTGAAatttatgcatgcatgcaatGCAAAGGCTGATGATGTATTGAATTGCAGCTCCCAAAACCGTTCAGTTTCATTTTTACTTGGTTTGCTGCTGTGCCTTTGATAGTTTGGTTAGCTCAATCCCTCACAAAATTGGTTGTCAAAGACTCTCTAATCCTAAAAGTAACTAAAACCTCTCTATTTCATCATTTCCATATAATGTTTATATAaactatgaaattaaatttacaacATTTTTACCTTATAGGGTCTTTGCCCGAACTGTGGTACTGAGAATGTCTCCTTCTTTGGCACCATACTATCCATCTCCAATGGTGGAACCACCAATACACTTAAATGTTCAAAGTAAGTCGGATCATTTGTTTACTAACCAAATTCagtaattttaattcttaattttatttttttcacttcaGTTGTGGAACCCCATTGGAGTATAATTCAAAAACACGGTTGATTACTTTGCCAGAAGGAACCCAAGCTTGATTTCGAGGTATATACTATGAGTATGCTCCTTTCCAAAAGACTTGTAACAATATCTGAATATGTGAGACATAGCTGTTAGACACGAATGCTCCAAATAAAATGAGAGGTTGGCAATAACTCTGAACAAATATAAATACGGTCTACAATCTACCCTGTCTGCTCAATTATAAATTGAACTTTCTTGTTTAATTTCTGTCCCCTGCCCTCCAAAAGTTGCAGGGGCGCCCTATCTTGTTAGTGCTTTGAGTAACTTTCTAACCGAGAAATGACATTAGTAGTTTACTTTTGCGTCTCTTTTCCCAGACAATGTAATTCCCAGTTTTAAACAGGACTGGCCATGGATGCGGGACGAGTTACTTGCAGGGAACCACATCATTTGCAGCACAGGAGGAATAAGTTTTGATATGTGCTTCATTGTAGaatgtatatttgtttgtaaGCCATgtagtaatatattttatacctATAACAAGCATGTTCGACAGAAAGACAAGTGAACAAGCTGTGAAAATcttatattcaatatatatgcCCAAAACAAAAAAGGTATATTTATACTATGATTGGGGAGTTGGCAATATCTAAAAAGAACTTGACTTGGGCATGCGTCTTTGGGGACCAAAATCAAAGGGATAACTAAAAAGAACAGTGAATGGACTGACGGGATGCCCTATGGCCAGCTTATAGAAGAGTTGAGACCCACAAATTTTGTTGAAGTGGGGAACATGTTGAAACCACAAGTTGAGTACTGACGACTGAGAGCTAGCTCccaaaggttttttttatctcatttcAATTCCTCGGCACAGCAGCATGCTAGATTCCTTTTCGTTTCTCTTTTTTCATATGAGGGGTCATCATCAAGCCACGCCCCCAAATCATTTCACCCTTTGCCTTGCTCGTCAAAGTTTCTTTCCATGCCATAAAGCAAAAGGCTTCATGTTTTTAGAAGCTTTTAGGCCAATTTCAAacgaatttattaatatatacccAATCACTACTTGCCACATTGTCAAGCAACTTTAGGTAAAAATGGCCTAATGCCTAAATGCCCCCACTTCATCCAAAACAGTCGGTTGGTTTTAGCTGCACTGTTACATCCATCTTAATGACTAGGTAAATTCTATTTGCATGATCAAGAATTTGATATTCCTTAACAAAGTCTCCTGTTTGAATTCGATATTCCTTGAAAAAATCTCTTATTTGAGTTCAATAAGATCCGATTTCACTATTTAAAGCCTCTTTTATGATCTATAAACTTCCCCCCAAACAGTACAAGCATTCCTCTTTGCAACTTCAAACCTGTCACATCTAGAAGAGAAAACAAGAATCTGATCTTAGAATACAGCTTTGAAAGAAACCACACACAACAGTTGTTGTAGCCAACTTCCTTTTACCCAACCCTAAGCTCCTCTCATGGGCTCTTTTTTCTCTCTCACATTGATAATACTTTCATGGGTATCATTACTTTCAACGGAAGCTGAAGCTGAAGGGATCAGATCAGCTCGTCTTCTCGATCTTCTCATTAGGGACAACATAGTAAAGTCCTTTGACAAGCATTTGAAAACAGGCACTGTCCAAACTGTAAATTTACCTGCAAATTTCTCGGGCATCAAAGTTGAAACAGCAAGGTTTAGATGTGGGAGTCTCCACAGATATGGTGCTCAAGTTAAGGAATTTTATCTGGGAAAAGGTGTGAATGTGCAGCCATGTGCAGAAAGAGTCATGGTAGTAAGACAAAACTTGGGTTCTAATTGGTCATCCATATACTATGCTAACTATAATCTTTCAGGTTACCAGCTTGTGTCACCGGTATTAGGCCTCCTCGCTTATAATGCGGGCACCGATGTGAGTTCCGGCACCCCTTTCGAAGTTGGAATCCTCGCAAGGGAAAATAAcccaattaaaataaacttcagCAACGTTATTACAAACACTACATCGTCCAGGAGAGGAATCAGGCCATTGTGTGCTAGCTTTGGAGGGGATGGCAAAGTGAAATTGAAAAACCAAGTGTCACCCAATGTTTGTGTTGCGACCAGGCATGGTCATTTCGGTTTGCTCATCGAGTTACCGCCATCGATGCCTGTGAGGAAGAGGATTAGCAGGTGGAAATTGGCGGTGGGAAGCTCGATTGGAGCGGCATTGGGTGCTTTCCTGCTGGGATTGCTTTTGGTGTCGATGCTTGTTAAGGTGAAGAAGAAAGCGAGAATGGAGGAGTTGGAGAGGAGAGCGTATGAAGAAGAAGCACTTCAGGTTTCAATGGTGGGACATTTCAGGGCTCCAACAGCATCGGTTACTCGAACCACGCCTACAATTGAACATGAGTACACACCTTATCCTTCTTGAAATGTTATAATTGTCTCACCTTTTTCCATTTTCTAGTGTAAGATCATTCTTTTTTGTAAGATCAAATCTATTTGTTTCTTGAGATATAAAAGAATGTTCACATCTTGGAACAGACAACTCTGTTTTTTCATCAAACTtgaattatacattaaatttgaattataatttatatttttattttaatttaattaatgaaatatatttatttatttttatattagattaatataatttttgtgtctgtaaaattaaaatgtgctaatttaataatattatcagtgatttattaaaattgaatcaaattaaagtttcatgttTAAAACCACGCAAAATCCAAATTCACACataaattacacattaaatcaaaattcatgcataattttaacatttatccAATTTAGGAAAATGACTCaacttgtattttaatttgtcaTGCCTATAGTGCTCAGCCACACTTATTTTTATcgaaattcattatttatattatattacagatttaaaaatttatataaattatattaataaaatttatataaaaattaaatgaggttttggttgaaatatttgaaattctTGTGATTGTgtaataattttgatgttttagtttgattttgtataagttttatataaaattagattatGTCACactgtgaaaataattatttaacaaattataaaatatatataaaaagaaaatatttttacactacaatttttaaattttataaacagaGTCAGGACTGacaaatgttttataataaataataaaatattaaaaatcaaatattaaaaaaaagatacatGACAAATTTTTGAgaatgttttaaaagaaaaatatgcatTATGAATGTACCAAATACTAATACTAAACGGTAAAGTTGTAGGAGTGaagatatgcatatatattttaaaaaattatataaaaatatataaagaagaCTCCATATAAATAAtgagttttttaatataaattcacaaattgaaatgattatgacacaataatataaataaaaataatctcattataatattcatattctagaatacaaatttattatttttaaaataaaataatttttaaatagagTTACATATACTccaacattaatatttaaaaaaaccaaataccattaGATTGAAAATTCGAAAGGGTTATTCGGTTCTTTTCTTCTGGTTTACAAATTACATTAGTCAAAAAGCCATGAGCGTGTCCATTTACTATTCCACCCATAATTGGTCATACTCTTATTCCAGTCCTTCTATTATGCTgatgttttgatttaatccctCTGTTTTAATGTTACTAGTAGATCGCAAGCAATGAATTTTATTTACCGTTATTCAATCATAAAATTGTGAATCaaatgctttaaaatttttttaaaaatagtttatcgGATTCAActattaataatattagaaaatagaaaataaattattttaaattaaagtaaaaaaatacagACTAAAACCAGAATTAGACACTCGTCATCATATACCCATTCCCCCAAAAAGCAGACGTTAATCAGCTAAAGATAATTTGTTTTAAGGGTGAAAGCAGATGAAATTTGGGTTTATCGAGGAGGTCGGACCACAAATGCAACTTGCAATAGTTTATAATAGGTCAGATATTAACAAATAACAGACTGAAATCTGAATTGGCATTCAATAGTAAAACAGGCAATTATTTCTTCAGAAGGGAAATAAGTTGTGGATATGGCGGTGCCAGCGTGTTGGGGTACCTAATTATAATTCAAGGGTTTTATTATTCGCCTTTCAATTATTCATTATAACATGCATTGTACCTTTAATAACTTCTTCCCCTCTCTCATTTTCAGCAAACGCTTCACCCATCCCACCTTTCTCAATTTTCTGTGCTATTTAGGTCTACCAATGGTCCTTGAAACCAATTTGTTAccattattcttttatttataagtaagGAAGAAACTATATATAATTCCagatattatattaaaaaaaatatgatcaaaatctataataaaattatttaaaaaatacaaaaaatttaaata harbors:
- the LOC105765177 gene encoding PGR5-like protein 1A, chloroplastic, producing MASKLALTLTPHRFLNGHIQKPLVSFSSSTRVLSNGKQLCCRHRLFVLPIKAAADQQGQVEEDNVVDSKILPYCSIDKKEKKSLGEMEQEFLQALQAFYYEGKAIMSNEEFDNLKEELTWEGSSVVMLSSDEQKFLEASMAYVSGKPILSDEEFDDLKLGLKMEGSEIVVEGPRCSLRSRKVYSDLSVDYLKMVLLNVPATVVALGLFFFLDDLTGFEITYVLELPKPFSFIFTWFAAVPLIVWLAQSLTKLVVKDSLILKGLCPNCGTENVSFFGTILSISNGGTTNTLKCSNCGTPLEYNSKTRLITLPEGTQA
- the LOC105765178 gene encoding uncharacterized protein LOC105765178; amino-acid sequence: MGSFFSLTLIILSWVSLLSTEAEAEGIRSARLLDLLIRDNIVKSFDKHLKTGTVQTVNLPANFSGIKVETARFRCGSLHRYGAQVKEFYLGKGVNVQPCAERVMVVRQNLGSNWSSIYYANYNLSGYQLVSPVLGLLAYNAGTDVSSGTPFEVGILARENNPIKINFSNVITNTTSSRRGIRPLCASFGGDGKVKLKNQVSPNVCVATRHGHFGLLIELPPSMPVRKRISRWKLAVGSSIGAALGAFLLGLLLVSMLVKVKKKARMEELERRAYEEEALQVSMVGHFRAPTASVTRTTPTIEHEYTPYPS